The following are encoded in a window of Nocardioides houyundeii genomic DNA:
- a CDS encoding TM0106 family RecB-like putative nuclease, with translation MAQVVDLGLKHEETELQRLLGVHGPYDPARRSGVRILPGPGSPGHGSAEQAAQLTREALADGADVLYQAAFFDGEFRGYADFVRGTEEGWVVCDTKLARHAKPQALLQLAAYADQLTALGVEVAPTVELLLGNGDREVFPLADVAPVFRERRGRLRELLRHVDQGQPAIWGTPGIAFCGSCADCTLEIEATQDLLLVARMRKDQRRKLMDAGIATLEGLTSSTTAPPGLAVGTYELHRAQAALQLDQMASGEVTATVRDEQAILRLPEPSPGDIFFDFEGDPLYSEGDPRDWGLEYLWGMTFPPAHEAAEPEFVYLWADDHAAERQALADFLELVAERRAKFPDMHVYHYAPYEVTALKRLVGKHPEYEEGLDDLLRKGCFVDLYATVRGGVLVSQPSYSIKYLEPLYMDRPRESDVKAGDASIAEYHRYRVLLAHGDLTEAAVSRESLREYNEYDCLSTLGLRDWLRGLVEGSAAETVPLPEDDEAPQEDAEPEPLYADLMARSGPEHSNERSPAEQTWAMLAAALDYHRREERSYWWEHFARLRDPLESWCDSKDCFAFDADDLTATDWEKAPGKHTFSRTLTATGRLGGGSTVEAPIKMQILYGAPVPEGCKIPEGGQYAVASIPADVNEIHPVGNDLTRVVLVERLKKNVVGHDMVPLALVPGTPPFAGPLRDAIRAVANRADSAGALPDDPAIDILCRVPPRLGGRALSRTGDTRADLVESLRHLDRSYLAVQGPPGTGKTWTGARVIKDLVEQHGWRVGVVAQSHAVVENMLGAIVKAGLDPARVGKKDNREPSPTWTSVTKPSVFLGEHEDQGCVIGGTAWTFTGKEIERNSLDLLVIDEAGQFSLANTIAVSVAAQRLLLLGDPQQLPQVSQGRHAEPVDESALSWIIDGHASMPQHLGYFLETTYRMHPALCDRVSTLSYDGRLHAAPQAAARHLDGVAPGLRVSLVDHQDNSTSSPEEARQVVAEVRDLLGRQWYDPEAPEPRGLGEEDVLVVTPFNAQRILVQKELAAAGLRKIRVGTVDKFQGKEAPVVVVSMTASAQEDVPRGMEFLLNRNRVNVAISRAQWLAVVVRSPALTRYMPSTVRELRMLGAFTGLCE, from the coding sequence ATGGCGCAGGTCGTCGACCTGGGGCTCAAGCACGAGGAGACCGAGCTGCAGCGTCTGCTGGGGGTGCACGGACCTTATGATCCGGCACGACGATCAGGGGTGCGGATCCTTCCTGGCCCCGGTTCGCCGGGGCACGGCTCTGCGGAGCAGGCCGCGCAACTCACCCGCGAGGCGTTGGCGGACGGTGCGGACGTGCTCTACCAGGCTGCCTTCTTCGACGGGGAGTTCCGGGGGTACGCCGACTTCGTCCGGGGCACCGAAGAGGGCTGGGTGGTGTGCGACACCAAGCTCGCCAGGCACGCCAAGCCCCAAGCACTGCTCCAGCTGGCGGCGTACGCCGACCAGCTCACAGCCCTTGGGGTGGAGGTCGCCCCCACTGTCGAGCTGCTGCTCGGCAACGGGGACCGCGAGGTCTTCCCCCTGGCCGACGTCGCCCCGGTCTTCCGGGAACGCCGGGGACGGCTGCGAGAGCTGCTGCGACACGTCGACCAGGGCCAGCCGGCCATCTGGGGAACGCCGGGCATCGCGTTCTGCGGAAGTTGCGCCGACTGCACCCTCGAGATCGAAGCAACCCAGGACCTTCTGCTGGTGGCGCGGATGCGCAAGGACCAACGACGCAAGTTGATGGACGCCGGGATTGCCACCTTGGAGGGACTGACCTCGAGCACCACGGCTCCGCCCGGTCTCGCAGTCGGTACCTACGAGCTGCACCGTGCTCAGGCTGCGTTGCAGCTCGACCAGATGGCCTCGGGCGAAGTGACGGCGACGGTCCGGGACGAGCAGGCGATCCTGCGGCTTCCGGAGCCGTCGCCCGGCGACATCTTCTTTGACTTCGAGGGCGACCCCCTGTACAGCGAGGGCGATCCGCGGGACTGGGGTCTGGAGTACCTGTGGGGGATGACCTTCCCGCCTGCCCACGAGGCAGCGGAGCCTGAGTTCGTCTATCTGTGGGCCGACGACCACGCGGCGGAGAGGCAGGCACTGGCCGACTTCCTGGAGCTGGTCGCGGAGCGGCGGGCGAAGTTCCCCGACATGCACGTCTACCACTACGCGCCGTACGAGGTGACCGCACTGAAGCGGCTGGTCGGCAAACACCCAGAGTACGAGGAAGGGCTGGACGACCTGCTGCGGAAGGGCTGCTTCGTCGACCTATACGCGACGGTCCGGGGCGGCGTCCTGGTCTCGCAACCGTCGTACAGCATCAAGTACCTGGAGCCGCTGTACATGGACCGACCGCGGGAAAGTGACGTGAAGGCCGGCGACGCCTCCATCGCGGAGTACCACCGCTACCGGGTGCTGCTGGCCCACGGCGACCTCACCGAAGCAGCGGTGAGCCGGGAGTCGCTCCGGGAGTACAACGAGTACGACTGCCTCTCCACGCTGGGGCTGCGTGACTGGCTACGCGGCCTGGTCGAAGGCAGCGCTGCGGAGACGGTCCCGCTGCCCGAGGATGACGAAGCGCCGCAGGAGGACGCCGAGCCGGAGCCGCTCTACGCCGACCTGATGGCACGCAGCGGACCTGAGCACAGCAACGAGCGCAGTCCTGCGGAGCAGACGTGGGCGATGCTGGCGGCAGCGCTCGACTACCACCGCCGCGAGGAACGCTCGTACTGGTGGGAGCACTTCGCGCGGCTCCGCGACCCACTGGAGTCGTGGTGCGACTCCAAGGACTGCTTCGCCTTCGACGCCGACGACCTCACGGCGACCGATTGGGAGAAGGCACCCGGCAAGCACACCTTCTCGCGCACCCTCACCGCCACCGGACGGCTGGGCGGCGGGAGCACCGTGGAGGCACCGATCAAGATGCAGATCCTGTACGGCGCACCAGTGCCCGAAGGGTGCAAGATCCCCGAGGGGGGTCAGTACGCCGTCGCGAGCATCCCCGCCGACGTCAACGAGATTCACCCGGTCGGCAACGACCTGACCCGGGTCGTCCTGGTCGAACGATTGAAGAAGAACGTCGTCGGTCACGACATGGTGCCGCTCGCCCTCGTGCCCGGAACTCCACCCTTCGCAGGGCCACTTCGCGACGCGATCCGGGCGGTGGCGAACCGGGCGGATTCGGCCGGCGCCCTCCCCGACGACCCCGCGATCGACATCCTGTGCCGGGTCCCGCCACGGCTCGGCGGCCGCGCCCTATCTCGCACCGGGGACACCAGGGCTGACCTGGTGGAGAGCCTGCGTCACCTGGACCGTTCCTACCTCGCCGTCCAGGGCCCTCCCGGGACCGGCAAGACCTGGACCGGTGCCCGGGTCATCAAGGACCTGGTGGAGCAACACGGCTGGCGGGTCGGCGTGGTCGCTCAGTCCCACGCGGTGGTGGAGAACATGCTGGGTGCGATCGTCAAGGCAGGGCTGGACCCGGCACGGGTCGGCAAGAAGGACAACAGGGAGCCGAGCCCCACCTGGACCAGCGTCACCAAGCCGTCGGTCTTCCTCGGCGAGCACGAGGACCAGGGGTGCGTGATCGGTGGCACGGCGTGGACCTTCACCGGAAAGGAGATCGAGCGGAACTCGCTCGACCTGCTTGTTATCGACGAGGCCGGCCAATTCTCCCTGGCCAACACGATTGCTGTGTCCGTGGCAGCGCAGCGACTGCTGCTGTTGGGTGATCCTCAGCAGCTGCCCCAGGTGAGCCAAGGCCGGCACGCCGAACCGGTCGACGAGTCCGCGTTGAGCTGGATCATCGACGGCCACGCATCTATGCCGCAACACCTGGGCTACTTCCTGGAGACGACCTACCGGATGCACCCCGCCCTCTGCGATCGCGTCTCCACGCTTTCCTACGACGGCCGGTTGCACGCTGCTCCGCAGGCCGCGGCGCGACATCTGGACGGGGTCGCGCCCGGGCTGCGGGTCTCTCTGGTCGACCACCAGGACAACAGCACCTCCAGCCCCGAGGAAGCCCGACAGGTCGTCGCGGAGGTGAGGGACCTGCTGGGGCGCCAGTGGTACGACCCGGAAGCCCCCGAGCCACGCGGCCTGGGGGAGGAGGACGTGCTGGTCGTGACGCCGTTCAATGCGCAGCGGATCCTCGTGCAGAAGGAGCTAGCGGCAGCGGGGCTGCGGAAGATTCGCGTCGGCACGGTGGACAAGTTCCAGGGAAAAGAGGCGCCCGTGGTGGTCGTCTCCATGACCGCCTCCGCCCAGGAGGACGTGCCCCGGGGGATGGAGTTCCTGCTCAACCGCAACCGCGTGAACGTCGCAATCTCTCGCGCGCAGTGGCTCGCGGTGGTGGTGCGCTCGCCAGCCCTCACCCGCTACATGCCGTCGACCGTGCGGGAGCTCCGAATGCTGGGCGCCTTTACTGGGCTCTGCGAGTAG
- a CDS encoding nucleotide pyrophosphohydrolase — protein sequence MVDEAVRTALRRLVDERDWAQFHTPASLARSVVIEAGELLECFQWSDQGDPDAVRDELADVLTYCLLLADKLELDPDAIVLSKLESTQRKYPIDKARGRSTKYDRLPD from the coding sequence GTGGTTGATGAGGCAGTGCGCACGGCGTTGCGAAGGCTCGTGGACGAGCGTGACTGGGCGCAGTTTCACACGCCGGCCAGCCTCGCGAGGTCGGTCGTGATCGAGGCCGGCGAGTTGCTCGAGTGTTTCCAGTGGTCGGACCAGGGTGATCCCGACGCTGTCCGCGATGAGCTCGCTGACGTGTTGACCTACTGCTTGCTATTGGCCGACAAGCTTGAGCTCGACCCAGACGCGATCGTCCTGTCCAAGCTGGAATCGACGCAGCGCAAGTATCCGATCGATAAGGCGCGTGGGCGGAGCACGAAGTATGACCGACTTCCGGATTGA
- a CDS encoding DUF3427 domain-containing protein, translating to MAHDPLQHGLRDELVTSELADLLATLDPERVIGDPLRASEAVERLGKHLLRVARRLRNPNDAAAVEASAAVVNSAIEALGIDFVGDRVSLPPRLLKGVRTVGGLAGGPLPAHPTIPLTSSELLVNGTGEPAFGKVLKEEIRCADEVDLICAFVGYTGFQPLKEEFRKLLERGGRVRVITSTYLGSTSAKALDELVQLGAEVRVNYQGQATKLHAKAWLFRRPGELDTACVGSSNLSDAALYSGLEWNVRLARADAPGVFGRIQQTFDSYWHTPVYERYTTADRGRLDAALLAGKGYATQAHSRTSQRTIDQLQRQLTDAYSELVLQPKPHQRLVLDTLNLRRKSFDEHRHLVVAATGTGKTVIAALDYARLCLPGAARPRLLFVAHREQILEQARSTFRTALKDPGFGEMLAGGGGLPHDPHVFAMVQTLHNRLATVPPDAYDVIYIDEAHHGSADSWRGVIEHFSPREIVGLTATPERTDGISVADLFGGQYTTELRLWEAVDDQLLAPFSYVGVDDGTDLRQLNWRRGDYAIGELEALYTGDHERVKLVVQALERWVDDPRTMRALGFCVSISHARFMAEQFVQLGINAEYLDGTHDQAYRDVVLNKLKSGELQVVFSVDVLGEGIDLPDVDTLLLLRPTQSPVLFAQQLGRGLRHAPGKQGCLVLDFIGQHRVEYRYETRYQALINPARGSLRKQAESEFPFLPAGCAINLERVARERVLERLKALAPKSGFVGLKHDLRATSASSLRDFLRDTERSVEQFYAADARKMSWTRLQRAVGVAAQRDEPNDSATKEAEAALLKRVGFVQHATDRLRASTWSRWLAADDAPRADDASLTESRLAMQLMHLLGMKPSTLQEGFDQLWRHPAVLAELAELVPLIHAQRDADVTPLPGLDDVPLMAHARYTRAEVFAAMGISAINKPKEHREGVYFVPQSRTQLMFVTLNKDEAKFASNIQYKDHAVSADLFHWESPNNWRQNTNAMLRCVGRGPDASQHRLLFVRERSSGGIEGTFRCFGQVDLYGDLEGDRPVALTWRLRQPLPELIFESTSLIATG from the coding sequence ATGGCTCACGACCCGCTTCAGCACGGATTGCGCGATGAGCTCGTGACGAGCGAGCTCGCCGACCTCCTGGCGACCCTCGATCCGGAACGGGTGATCGGCGATCCGCTCCGAGCGAGTGAGGCCGTGGAGCGGTTGGGCAAGCACCTGCTGCGAGTGGCGCGCAGGCTGCGCAATCCGAACGACGCGGCAGCAGTCGAGGCCAGCGCGGCTGTCGTGAACTCCGCGATCGAGGCACTCGGCATCGACTTCGTCGGAGATCGAGTCAGCCTGCCACCACGACTGCTGAAGGGAGTGCGAACCGTCGGTGGCCTGGCGGGCGGCCCGCTGCCGGCCCACCCCACGATTCCTCTAACGTCCAGCGAGCTGCTCGTCAACGGCACGGGCGAGCCGGCATTTGGCAAGGTGTTGAAGGAGGAGATCCGCTGCGCCGACGAAGTCGACCTGATCTGTGCTTTCGTCGGGTACACCGGCTTCCAACCCCTCAAGGAGGAGTTCCGCAAGCTGCTCGAGCGTGGAGGTCGAGTCCGCGTCATCACCTCGACCTACCTCGGATCTACCAGCGCCAAGGCGCTGGATGAGCTCGTCCAGCTCGGCGCCGAGGTCCGAGTCAACTACCAGGGCCAAGCAACGAAGCTCCACGCGAAGGCGTGGCTGTTCCGCCGGCCAGGCGAGCTCGATACTGCGTGCGTGGGTTCTTCGAACCTCTCGGATGCCGCGCTTTACTCGGGCCTCGAGTGGAACGTCCGACTGGCTCGGGCTGACGCACCTGGCGTCTTCGGTCGAATCCAACAGACCTTCGACAGCTACTGGCACACCCCCGTCTACGAGCGATACACGACCGCCGACCGCGGGCGACTCGATGCAGCGCTTCTTGCGGGCAAGGGTTATGCCACTCAGGCGCACAGCAGAACTTCCCAGCGGACGATCGATCAGCTCCAGCGTCAGCTGACCGACGCCTACTCCGAACTAGTCCTGCAGCCGAAGCCCCACCAACGTTTGGTGCTCGATACCTTGAATCTCCGTCGCAAATCATTCGACGAGCACCGGCACCTCGTTGTTGCCGCTACAGGGACTGGCAAGACGGTCATTGCCGCACTGGACTATGCCCGACTGTGCTTGCCGGGGGCGGCGCGCCCGCGCCTTCTCTTCGTGGCTCACCGCGAGCAGATCCTCGAGCAAGCACGAAGCACATTCCGCACGGCACTGAAGGATCCGGGGTTCGGCGAGATGCTCGCCGGCGGCGGAGGGCTGCCCCACGACCCACATGTCTTCGCGATGGTTCAGACCTTGCACAACCGTCTGGCAACTGTGCCGCCGGATGCCTACGACGTCATCTACATCGACGAAGCCCATCACGGCTCCGCCGATTCCTGGCGCGGGGTCATCGAGCACTTCTCACCGCGGGAGATCGTTGGCCTCACGGCCACCCCCGAGCGGACCGACGGGATCAGCGTCGCTGACTTGTTCGGCGGCCAGTACACGACGGAGTTGCGGTTGTGGGAGGCCGTCGACGATCAATTGCTGGCGCCCTTCAGCTACGTCGGAGTCGACGATGGCACCGATCTTCGGCAGCTCAATTGGCGGCGAGGTGACTACGCGATCGGCGAGCTCGAAGCGCTGTACACGGGTGATCACGAGCGGGTAAAGCTCGTCGTTCAGGCCCTTGAGCGCTGGGTCGACGATCCGCGAACCATGCGCGCTTTGGGGTTCTGCGTGTCCATCAGTCACGCGCGGTTCATGGCCGAACAGTTCGTGCAGCTCGGCATCAACGCCGAGTACCTCGACGGCACCCACGACCAGGCGTACCGCGACGTGGTGCTGAACAAGTTGAAGTCGGGCGAGCTGCAGGTCGTCTTCAGCGTCGACGTACTCGGCGAGGGCATCGACCTGCCGGACGTCGACACATTGCTCCTGCTGCGACCGACCCAGAGTCCGGTGCTGTTTGCCCAGCAACTTGGTCGCGGGCTGCGTCATGCACCGGGCAAACAAGGCTGCCTGGTGTTGGACTTCATCGGCCAGCATCGAGTCGAATACCGCTACGAGACTCGCTATCAGGCACTGATCAACCCGGCTCGCGGCAGCCTGAGGAAACAGGCAGAGAGTGAGTTCCCCTTCCTGCCGGCCGGTTGCGCCATCAATCTCGAACGTGTCGCGCGAGAGCGCGTCCTCGAGCGCCTCAAGGCGCTGGCACCCAAGTCAGGGTTCGTCGGACTCAAGCACGATCTCCGAGCAACGAGTGCGTCGTCACTCAGGGACTTCCTGCGTGACACAGAGCGCAGTGTCGAGCAGTTCTACGCGGCAGATGCCCGCAAGATGTCGTGGACGCGACTCCAACGAGCTGTCGGTGTCGCTGCCCAGAGAGATGAGCCGAACGACTCTGCGACGAAGGAGGCCGAGGCAGCCCTCCTCAAGCGTGTTGGGTTTGTGCAACATGCGACGGACCGGCTGCGGGCGAGCACCTGGTCCAGGTGGCTCGCAGCCGACGATGCCCCTCGTGCCGACGACGCGTCGCTGACCGAGAGCCGGCTTGCGATGCAGCTCATGCACCTGCTCGGGATGAAGCCGTCGACGCTGCAAGAAGGCTTCGACCAGTTGTGGCGTCACCCTGCCGTCCTCGCCGAGCTCGCCGAGCTGGTGCCGCTCATCCACGCGCAGCGCGACGCGGACGTGACGCCACTTCCTGGTCTCGATGATGTCCCGCTGATGGCTCACGCGCGCTACACACGGGCCGAGGTCTTCGCCGCGATGGGGATCAGTGCGATCAACAAGCCCAAGGAACACCGGGAAGGCGTCTACTTCGTACCGCAGAGCCGCACCCAACTGATGTTCGTGACGCTCAACAAGGATGAGGCGAAGTTTGCCTCGAACATCCAGTACAAGGATCACGCGGTCTCGGCCGACTTGTTCCACTGGGAGTCGCCGAACAACTGGAGACAGAACACCAACGCAATGCTGCGCTGCGTCGGGCGTGGCCCCGACGCCTCTCAGCACCGGCTGCTCTTCGTTCGTGAGAGAAGCAGCGGAGGCATCGAAGGCACGTTCCGGTGTTTTGGCCAGGTCGACCTCTATGGAGACCTCGAAGGAGATCGACCAGTCGCCCTCACGTGGCGTCTGCGCCAGCCGCTCCCAGAACTCATTTTCGAGTCCACCAGTCTCATAGCTACCGGCTGA
- a CDS encoding IS3 family transposase — MDRQRWCARIELADAIFDYQEIWHNRQRRHSALGMLSPVQFEAQAPSTAA, encoded by the coding sequence CTGGACCGCCAACGTTGGTGCGCCAGGATCGAGCTGGCCGATGCGATCTTCGACTACCAAGAAATCTGGCACAACCGACAGCGACGACACTCTGCCCTGGGAATGCTCTCCCCAGTACAGTTCGAAGCACAGGCACCATCCACCGCGGCCTGA
- a CDS encoding DNA-methyltransferase, which yields MTSMNFLNVKTDEALPGPIGATLVGAPIDFVWRQPGRREMTGDNLQLAMDVLGKPYYADESFVLYNTDCVRAMHKLAENACVDLTVTSPPYNIGKSYEKYKSLDDYVEWSKEWINAVHGVTALAGTFWLNVGYTPLHPRAKALPLPYLLWNLSPFYLVQEVVWNYGAGVAGKKFYSPRNEKFLWYVKDEHTYTFNLDAVRDPDVKYPRQFKNGRLKVNPLGKNPSDVWQFPKVTSGRDRSSAERTPHPAQFPETVIDRVVKASSNEGDLVLDPFMGSGTTAVVAVRNGRKALGFELNEFYCELAVRRHEAALRQGAQDELFG from the coding sequence ATGACATCGATGAACTTCTTGAATGTCAAGACTGACGAGGCTTTGCCCGGCCCAATTGGCGCGACGCTTGTCGGCGCACCAATAGACTTCGTTTGGCGTCAACCTGGGAGAAGAGAAATGACCGGCGACAACCTTCAGTTGGCAATGGACGTTCTGGGAAAGCCGTACTACGCCGACGAATCCTTCGTCCTATACAACACCGACTGTGTGCGAGCGATGCACAAGCTGGCCGAGAACGCGTGCGTCGACCTGACTGTGACATCGCCGCCCTACAACATCGGGAAGTCGTACGAGAAGTACAAGTCCCTTGATGACTATGTCGAATGGTCCAAAGAGTGGATCAACGCCGTTCACGGGGTTACCGCGTTGGCGGGCACATTCTGGCTCAACGTCGGCTACACGCCGCTCCACCCACGGGCTAAGGCGCTCCCGCTGCCGTATCTGCTCTGGAACCTGTCGCCGTTCTACCTAGTCCAAGAGGTCGTCTGGAACTACGGCGCTGGGGTCGCCGGCAAAAAGTTCTACTCACCGCGCAACGAGAAGTTCCTCTGGTATGTGAAGGACGAGCACACCTACACCTTCAATCTTGACGCAGTGCGTGATCCCGATGTTAAGTACCCGCGCCAGTTCAAGAATGGCCGGCTCAAGGTGAACCCACTCGGCAAGAACCCCTCCGACGTATGGCAGTTCCCCAAGGTGACCTCCGGCAGGGATAGGAGTTCGGCGGAGCGGACGCCGCACCCCGCGCAGTTCCCCGAGACCGTCATCGATCGTGTGGTGAAGGCGTCAAGCAACGAGGGCGATCTGGTGCTGGACCCGTTCATGGGGTCGGGAACTACGGCAGTTGTAGCGGTCCGAAACGGTCGAAAGGCGCTCGGCTTCGAGCTGAACGAGTTCTATTGCGAGTTGGCCGTCAGGCGCCACGAGGCTGCATTGCGGCAAGGGGCCCAGGATGAACTGTTCGGTTGA
- a CDS encoding DUF2075 domain-containing protein — MTDFRIERLRFDHGAVAAWGRATDRHRDWPVVYTLNNDREVYVGESLDGGGRLRQHLDQGKKAQLVEARVIIDETFNKSACLDLESYLIQLFHGDGRQVLNGNAGVVDGSYFERERYRGKFREIFERLRADGLFEATIEEIENSDLFKLSPFKSLTEQQGDAVVSIVQGLLADLRGEPGTGTVIEGGPGTGKTVVAIFLVKMLRDIGQWDGEPFESETYLSGLFTPDNAATLKGLQIGLVVPQQSLRKSIQAVFARTPGLTAQMVLSPFDVGKSPHTWDLLVVDESHRLNQRANQTSAQKNREFAEINAKLFGSDDPRYTQLDWVTQQSHQQVLLVDARQRVRPADLDASLLAELCTASLAQGRLHRLTAQMRVRAGEDYVEHVRRVLSSTPPTQTIDFGEYDFRFFEDVGQMVDAIKTRDAEQGLARLLAGYAWSWESKKDKLRADIVFPGIELQWNSRVVDWVDSPKSIDEVGSIHTIQGYDLNYAGVIIGRDLTYDPATRSLKFNRESYYDKKGRQNNPGQKLSDGDLLEYVQNIYSVLLTRGIRGTYVYVVDPHLREYMRPFF, encoded by the coding sequence ATGACCGACTTCCGGATTGAACGACTTCGGTTCGATCACGGTGCCGTCGCGGCCTGGGGGCGGGCCACCGATCGGCATCGCGACTGGCCTGTCGTCTACACGCTGAACAACGACAGGGAGGTGTACGTCGGCGAGTCTCTCGATGGGGGCGGCCGCCTTCGCCAACATCTGGATCAGGGCAAGAAGGCGCAGTTGGTCGAGGCCAGGGTGATCATCGACGAGACCTTCAACAAGTCGGCGTGCCTTGATCTTGAGTCGTACCTGATCCAGCTGTTCCACGGCGACGGCCGACAGGTGCTGAATGGCAACGCTGGGGTCGTGGACGGGAGCTACTTCGAACGGGAGCGCTACCGAGGGAAGTTCCGCGAGATCTTCGAACGGCTGCGGGCAGACGGCCTGTTCGAGGCGACCATTGAGGAGATCGAGAACTCAGATCTCTTCAAGCTCTCCCCGTTCAAGTCGCTAACCGAGCAGCAAGGCGACGCAGTCGTCTCGATCGTCCAGGGCCTCCTGGCTGACCTCCGAGGGGAACCGGGCACTGGAACGGTGATCGAGGGAGGTCCCGGGACCGGGAAGACCGTGGTCGCAATCTTCCTGGTGAAGATGCTGCGAGACATCGGACAGTGGGACGGCGAGCCGTTCGAGTCGGAGACCTACCTCTCAGGATTGTTCACTCCGGACAATGCCGCGACCCTGAAAGGGCTACAGATCGGCCTGGTCGTCCCGCAGCAATCGCTTCGGAAGTCCATCCAGGCGGTGTTCGCGAGAACTCCAGGATTGACTGCGCAGATGGTGCTGTCTCCGTTCGACGTCGGGAAGAGTCCCCACACCTGGGACCTCCTGGTGGTCGACGAGAGCCACCGCCTCAACCAGAGGGCAAACCAGACCTCAGCGCAGAAGAATCGAGAGTTCGCGGAGATCAACGCCAAACTTTTCGGAAGTGACGACCCGAGGTACACCCAACTCGACTGGGTCACGCAACAGAGCCACCAGCAGGTGCTCCTGGTAGACGCGCGGCAACGCGTCCGTCCGGCCGATCTCGATGCCTCGTTGCTCGCCGAGCTGTGCACGGCGTCGCTGGCTCAGGGACGCCTGCATCGACTCACCGCGCAGATGCGTGTCCGAGCAGGCGAGGACTACGTCGAGCACGTCCGCCGGGTACTGAGCTCGACTCCGCCTACGCAGACCATCGACTTCGGCGAGTACGACTTCCGCTTCTTTGAAGATGTCGGGCAGATGGTCGACGCCATCAAGACCCGTGACGCGGAGCAAGGGCTTGCCCGCCTCCTGGCCGGTTACGCGTGGTCCTGGGAGAGCAAGAAAGACAAGCTGCGAGCCGACATCGTCTTCCCCGGAATCGAGCTCCAGTGGAACAGCCGAGTCGTGGACTGGGTCGACTCCCCCAAGTCCATCGACGAGGTCGGATCGATCCACACAATCCAGGGGTACGACCTCAACTACGCGGGAGTGATCATCGGTCGGGACCTCACCTACGACCCGGCCACCCGCAGCCTGAAGTTCAACCGCGAGAGCTACTACGACAAGAAGGGCAGGCAGAACAACCCAGGACAGAAGCTGAGCGATGGTGACCTGCTTGAGTACGTTCAGAACATCTACAGCGTGCTGCTGACTCGTGGCATCCGCGGCACCTACGTCTACGTGGTCGACCCGCACTTGCGCGAGTACATGCGCCCGTTCTTCTAG
- a CDS encoding ScaI family restriction endonuclease has protein sequence MTPKIDPYDGLRSDQWAARTQKLVDAHPLEPAEIVEVVLDVWDRILTTKIAGQLEIGSDVRPSPQMMGNFLETVMVVEFSKRYPGIWREQRVKSEKDLVHEPDDAFSTEIKTSSSATGMPGNRSYAQPVEVQKRVGTKVRDGYYISVNFEPFDPTNDNLPRIRMIRMGWLSHSDWVGQAQPTGQRADPTPDARAGKLIKLYTKS, from the coding sequence ATGACGCCGAAAATCGATCCGTACGACGGGCTGAGGTCCGATCAGTGGGCAGCCAGGACCCAGAAACTCGTTGACGCACACCCTCTCGAGCCAGCCGAGATTGTGGAGGTTGTACTCGACGTGTGGGACCGAATCCTTACGACAAAGATCGCAGGTCAGCTAGAGATCGGGAGCGATGTCAGGCCGTCCCCTCAGATGATGGGAAATTTCCTAGAGACCGTCATGGTCGTCGAGTTCAGCAAGCGTTACCCCGGCATATGGCGGGAACAGCGAGTAAAGTCCGAGAAGGACCTCGTGCACGAGCCCGACGACGCGTTCTCGACGGAGATAAAGACCTCATCCTCGGCAACTGGGATGCCTGGCAACCGCAGCTACGCGCAGCCCGTCGAGGTTCAGAAGCGGGTTGGCACGAAGGTACGAGACGGCTACTACATCTCCGTCAACTTCGAGCCGTTCGATCCCACGAACGACAACTTGCCGAGGATCAGAATGATTCGGATGGGATGGCTCAGTCACTCAGACTGGGTTGGCCAGGCGCAACCAACCGGGCAGCGCGCCGATCCAACCCCCGACGCGCGCGCCGGCAAGTTGATTAAGCTTTACACAAAGTCCTGA